A DNA window from Mycolicibacter terrae contains the following coding sequences:
- a CDS encoding TIGR00366 family protein, translating to MTTRSAHQVKRRGVIQSLTGLSVRYVERLMPDPYLFAVILTIIVAGMVAVLVRGASASGMLTAWYSGVWGRENIFTFAFQMVLILVTGYTLAEAPVLKRAIVRVAGTPRNQVQGALLCFTVSAVLSLVNWGLGLVAGALVARQVARRFPDSHFGYLIAAAFMGFIVWTQGLSSSIALANTDASSPINVIHKIAGFTVPLSQTIFQPYSWLAAIIVLAALALAVWRMEPSAALAPDTAVFEDEEQLVEPQSGKTFAEWLENQWILNVLVFVAGVGYFVMSGMALNISSMIMLFTITSALLHRTPIRFIRAFTGAAKVSGPLLLQYPLYGGLVGLLAYQGAEDSTPLQTLLAQTLVNGATQYTLPFLTFIGSVIISLFVPSGGGHWAVQGPIAVDSALAIGQHSPAYLGLISMAVAVGEGVANMIQPFWLLPLLAIAKLHVRQVMGFTVVAFVIGLAVLGTMTLIAPWVM from the coding sequence ATGACGACGCGCTCGGCGCACCAGGTCAAACGTCGGGGTGTCATCCAATCGCTCACCGGGCTGAGCGTCCGCTACGTCGAACGCCTGATGCCGGATCCCTATCTGTTCGCGGTGATCCTCACGATCATCGTCGCCGGCATGGTCGCTGTGCTGGTGCGCGGAGCATCGGCTTCGGGCATGTTGACCGCCTGGTACAGCGGGGTGTGGGGGCGGGAGAACATCTTCACGTTCGCCTTTCAGATGGTGCTGATCCTTGTGACGGGCTACACACTGGCCGAGGCGCCGGTGCTCAAGCGGGCCATCGTCCGCGTCGCGGGAACACCCCGAAATCAGGTGCAGGGGGCGCTGCTGTGTTTCACCGTGAGCGCCGTTCTGTCCCTGGTGAACTGGGGCCTCGGGCTGGTGGCCGGTGCACTGGTCGCCCGGCAGGTCGCACGCCGTTTCCCCGACTCGCATTTCGGCTACCTGATCGCCGCGGCGTTCATGGGCTTCATCGTCTGGACACAGGGACTGTCATCGTCGATAGCGCTGGCGAACACCGATGCCAGCAGCCCCATCAACGTGATCCACAAGATCGCCGGATTCACCGTGCCGTTGAGCCAGACCATCTTCCAGCCCTACAGCTGGCTGGCGGCGATCATCGTGCTGGCGGCGCTCGCGCTCGCGGTATGGCGGATGGAGCCATCCGCCGCCCTTGCGCCGGATACCGCCGTGTTCGAAGACGAAGAACAGCTGGTCGAGCCGCAGAGCGGCAAGACGTTCGCCGAATGGCTGGAAAACCAATGGATCCTCAACGTGCTCGTGTTCGTCGCGGGTGTCGGGTATTTCGTGATGAGTGGTATGGCGCTGAACATCTCCTCGATGATCATGCTGTTCACCATCACCAGTGCGCTGCTGCACCGCACACCGATCCGCTTCATCCGGGCGTTCACCGGCGCCGCGAAGGTGTCTGGCCCACTGCTGCTGCAATACCCGCTGTACGGCGGCCTGGTCGGTCTGCTGGCGTATCAGGGCGCCGAGGACTCCACGCCGCTGCAGACACTGCTGGCCCAGACGCTGGTGAACGGCGCGACGCAGTACACGCTGCCCTTCCTGACGTTCATCGGCTCGGTGATCATCAGCCTGTTCGTGCCATCCGGAGGAGGTCATTGGGCGGTGCAGGGCCCGATCGCCGTCGACTCGGCACTGGCGATCGGCCAGCACTCACCCGCCTACCTCGGGTTGATCTCCATGGCCGTCGCCGTCGGTGAGGGCGTGGCGAACATGATCCAGCCGTTCTGGCTGCTGCCGCTACTGGCCATCGCCAAACTCCATGTGCGCCAGGTGATGGGCTTTACGGTCGTGGCTTTTGTGATC